Proteins encoded together in one Aeromonas encheleia window:
- a CDS encoding NUDIX hydrolase, with amino-acid sequence MQPPLAAFLEQVLATAQAGLTYSQDPFDIARFHALRDATATLIASQSELDPAAIADWIALDSGYPTPKLDVRALILDEQGRLLLVQERSDGCWTLPGGWCDIGDSPAGAVVREVVEETGLECRAVRLLALFDKLRHPHPPQLPHAHKAFFLCEVTGGQLLTETDETQGAAYFPIDQLPPLSRHRVVASQLRTLHAHVRQGRQDTLFD; translated from the coding sequence ATGCAACCGCCGTTGGCCGCCTTTCTGGAACAGGTGCTGGCCACGGCCCAGGCCGGGCTCACCTACTCGCAAGACCCCTTCGACATAGCCCGTTTTCATGCCCTGCGGGATGCCACCGCCACCCTGATTGCCAGCCAGAGCGAGCTGGATCCGGCGGCCATCGCCGACTGGATCGCCCTAGACAGCGGTTATCCCACCCCCAAGCTGGATGTGCGGGCGCTGATCCTCGATGAGCAGGGGCGGTTGCTGCTGGTGCAGGAGCGCAGCGATGGCTGCTGGACCCTGCCGGGGGGCTGGTGCGACATCGGCGACTCGCCGGCGGGGGCCGTGGTGCGCGAAGTGGTCGAGGAGACCGGACTCGAGTGTCGGGCCGTTCGGTTGCTGGCGCTGTTCGACAAGCTCAGGCACCCCCATCCGCCGCAGCTGCCCCATGCCCACAAGGCGTTCTTCCTGTGTGAGGTGACGGGAGGGCAACTGCTCACCGAGACCGACGAGACCCAGGGCGCGGCCTACTTCCCCATCGACCAGCTGCCCCCGCTCTCCCGCCACCGGGTGGTGGCATCCCAGCTGCGCACCCTGCATGCCCATGTGCGGCAGGGGCGGCAAGATACCCTGTTCGATTGA
- a CDS encoding efflux RND transporter periplasmic adaptor subunit, which translates to MAKSPLATLKYFSTLLVCALALAAGWWLWNYYMQGPWTRDGKVRAELVSITPEVSGKITRIWVQDNQLVKMGDVLFSLDPEPYRIALDNANAALAKAKSDLDKAEHEAHRRQSLARTVISAEAVDESSLNAQAMRAAYQVAQADLEQAQWSLAKTELHASSDGYITNLQTRVGNYASAGVPLVALVDIHSFYVQGYFEETKLRHIRPGQPARMVLYSGEQALKGEVESIGRAIHDQSVEGSDGLLLDVKPNVPWVRLAQRVPVRIRLLEVPPELALIAGTTCTITIGD; encoded by the coding sequence ATGGCTAAATCACCCCTCGCGACCCTCAAATACTTCTCCACCCTGCTGGTGTGCGCCCTGGCGCTGGCGGCGGGCTGGTGGCTGTGGAACTACTACATGCAGGGTCCCTGGACCCGGGATGGCAAGGTGCGGGCCGAGCTGGTCAGCATCACGCCTGAGGTGTCGGGCAAGATCACCCGGATCTGGGTGCAGGACAACCAGCTGGTCAAGATGGGTGACGTTCTGTTCAGTCTGGATCCCGAGCCCTACCGGATCGCGCTGGACAACGCCAATGCGGCCCTGGCCAAGGCCAAGTCGGATCTCGACAAGGCCGAGCACGAGGCCCATCGCCGGCAGAGCCTGGCCCGCACCGTCATCTCCGCCGAGGCGGTCGACGAGTCCAGCCTCAACGCCCAGGCGATGCGGGCCGCCTATCAGGTGGCCCAGGCCGATCTGGAGCAGGCGCAGTGGTCCCTCGCCAAGACCGAGCTGCACGCCTCCAGCGACGGCTACATCACCAACCTGCAGACCCGGGTCGGCAACTATGCCAGCGCCGGGGTACCGCTGGTGGCCTTGGTGGACATCCACTCCTTCTACGTACAGGGCTATTTCGAGGAGACCAAGCTCAGGCACATCCGGCCGGGCCAACCGGCGCGGATGGTGCTCTACAGCGGGGAGCAGGCACTCAAGGGGGAGGTGGAGAGCATAGGGCGCGCCATCCACGATCAGAGCGTGGAGGGGAGTGACGGCCTGCTGCTCGACGTCAAGCCGAACGTGCCCTGGGTGCGGCTGGCGCAGCGGGTGCCGGTGCGGATCCGCCTGCTGGAGGTGCCGCCCGAGCTGGCGCTGATCGCGGGCACCACCTGTACCATCACCATAGGCGACTAG
- the hldE gene encoding bifunctional D-glycero-beta-D-manno-heptose-7-phosphate kinase/D-glycero-beta-D-manno-heptose 1-phosphate adenylyltransferase HldE, protein MKITLPEFEKARVLVVGDVMLDRYWHGPTGRISPEAPVPVVKVEHIEERPGGAANVALNSAALGAHAVLLGLTGQDEAADALAGQMAGVKVACDFVRLADYPTITKLRVLSRNQQLLRLDFEEAFHDVDASLLMSKVEEALPRADVMILSDYGKGALNDVPGMIKRARAAGIPVLVDPKGTEFEKYRGATLLTPNMSEFEAVVGKVKSEDELVAKGLELVKRFELDALLVTRSENGMTLIREGQPELHLPAQAHEVYDVTGAGDTVISTLATSLAAGMSLDEACALANTAAGIVVGKLGTSTVSPVELANALYTEQETGFGVMSEAQLKIAVQAARLRGEKVVMTNGCFDILHAGHVSYLANAGKLGDRLIVAVNTDDSVRRLKGPGRPVNPTERRMTVLAALGAVDWVVPFAEDTPQRLIAEILPDLLVKGGDYKPEEIAGYAEVTANGGEVRVLNFEDGCSTSDIIKTIRERG, encoded by the coding sequence ATGAAGATCACCCTGCCCGAGTTTGAGAAAGCCCGCGTTCTGGTCGTTGGCGATGTCATGTTGGACCGCTACTGGCATGGCCCCACCGGCCGTATCTCCCCCGAGGCCCCCGTGCCCGTGGTCAAGGTCGAACACATCGAGGAGCGCCCGGGTGGTGCCGCCAACGTGGCCCTGAACTCGGCCGCGCTTGGTGCCCATGCCGTCCTGCTGGGTCTGACCGGACAGGATGAGGCCGCCGACGCCCTGGCCGGCCAGATGGCGGGGGTCAAGGTCGCCTGTGATTTCGTTCGACTGGCCGACTATCCGACCATCACCAAGCTGCGGGTGCTGTCTCGCAACCAGCAACTGCTGCGTCTCGACTTCGAAGAGGCCTTCCACGACGTCGACGCCAGCCTGCTGATGAGCAAGGTGGAAGAGGCGCTGCCCCGGGCCGATGTGATGATCCTCTCCGACTACGGCAAGGGTGCCCTGAACGATGTGCCGGGCATGATCAAGCGCGCCCGCGCCGCCGGCATCCCGGTGCTGGTGGACCCCAAGGGGACCGAGTTCGAGAAGTACCGTGGCGCCACCCTGTTGACCCCCAACATGTCCGAGTTCGAGGCCGTGGTAGGCAAGGTGAAGAGCGAGGACGAGCTGGTCGCCAAGGGGCTGGAGCTGGTCAAGCGCTTCGAACTGGACGCCCTGCTGGTGACCCGTTCCGAGAATGGCATGACCCTGATCCGCGAGGGGCAGCCCGAGCTGCACCTGCCCGCCCAGGCTCACGAGGTCTATGACGTGACAGGTGCCGGCGATACCGTCATCTCCACCCTGGCCACCTCCCTGGCCGCCGGCATGAGTCTGGACGAGGCCTGCGCCCTGGCCAACACCGCCGCCGGCATAGTCGTGGGCAAGCTGGGTACCTCTACCGTCAGCCCGGTGGAGCTTGCCAATGCGCTCTACACCGAGCAGGAGACCGGCTTTGGCGTCATGTCCGAGGCGCAGCTCAAGATTGCCGTCCAGGCCGCCCGCCTGCGTGGTGAGAAGGTGGTGATGACCAATGGCTGCTTCGACATACTGCACGCCGGCCACGTCTCCTACCTCGCCAATGCCGGCAAGCTGGGGGATCGGCTGATCGTCGCGGTCAACACCGATGACTCGGTGCGCCGCCTGAAGGGGCCGGGTCGCCCGGTCAACCCGACCGAGCGCCGCATGACGGTGTTGGCGGCGCTGGGCGCCGTGGATTGGGTGGTGCCGTTCGCCGAAGACACGCCGCAACGGCTGATCGCCGAGATCCTGCCAGATCTGCTGGTCAAGGGTGGCGACTACAAGCCCGAAGAGATCGCCGGTTACGCCGAGGTCACCGCCAACGGCGGCGAGGTGCGAGTGCTGAACTTCGAGGATGGCTGCTCCACCAGCGACATCATCAAGACCATCCGCGAGCGCGGTTGA
- a CDS encoding FUSC family protein, which translates to MASGGSLWQRTPWAQANESQWRYALRNSLAMCLSLWLAFVLQLDAPYWAMTSAAVVSFPTVGGVISKSLGRVVGSLIGAMAAVVITGLGISDPWLFSFLIALWLGLCTYISNHYQNNVSYAFALAGYTAAIIAFSCVNVVDPQHIFDIAQARVSEVIIGILCGGLMMMILPSTSDSETLLQSLRKSQSRLLEHAQLLWLGEANPDVRSAHEGLIGQILTMNVLRIQAVWSHHRLRRHNRLLNFLLHRQLRMISLISGLRRMLQHWPEQPQALQPLLGTLLSALAEPDCDKLRIARLLAPFVAEAEGDFRRRTFWLRLRHFCWSYLECQRWLSRLTPYDGQEWPAPPRHSSLTQHTDSLEAAYNGGRTFLCVVLGCAFWINTQWESGASALTLLSICCVLYSATPAPVKGVNTMLQAILLLSLVCFAVKFGLMIRIDDFWQFCALLFPVLVTMQMFKLQKPRMAVLWGQLIVLLGSFLSITNPPSYDYSLFINTSISQVLGVMAAGLAFQILRPSSDRRKSRRIMRILRHDFMDQLAPRPQQSESQFESRIYHGISQLSQSQDQTARLWVLRWGVVLLNCSHIVWQLRQWRGDDQPLYLVRDACIRCLRGILTERGVQHDSLERTLAELQRISRGLAGHREPAAQELAGLVWRLHCSLSQLLQALPLASDAT; encoded by the coding sequence GTGGCAAGCGGGGGATCGCTCTGGCAACGGACGCCCTGGGCCCAGGCCAATGAGAGCCAGTGGCGCTATGCCCTGCGCAACAGCCTGGCCATGTGTCTGTCGCTCTGGCTGGCGTTCGTGTTGCAGCTGGATGCCCCCTACTGGGCCATGACCTCGGCCGCCGTGGTGAGCTTTCCCACCGTCGGCGGGGTCATCAGCAAGAGTCTGGGGCGGGTGGTCGGCAGTCTGATTGGCGCCATGGCGGCCGTGGTGATCACCGGCCTTGGCATCAGCGATCCCTGGTTGTTCAGCTTTCTCATCGCCCTCTGGCTCGGGCTCTGCACCTACATCTCCAACCACTATCAGAACAATGTCTCCTACGCCTTTGCCCTGGCGGGCTACACGGCCGCCATCATCGCCTTCTCCTGCGTCAACGTGGTCGATCCGCAGCATATCTTCGACATAGCCCAGGCCCGGGTGAGCGAGGTGATCATCGGCATCCTCTGCGGTGGCCTGATGATGATGATCCTGCCCAGCACCTCCGACAGCGAGACCCTGCTGCAATCGCTGCGCAAGAGCCAGAGCCGCCTGCTGGAACATGCCCAGCTGCTCTGGCTGGGGGAGGCCAACCCGGATGTGCGCAGTGCCCACGAGGGGTTGATAGGCCAGATCCTCACCATGAATGTGCTGCGCATCCAGGCGGTGTGGAGCCACCACCGGCTGCGGCGCCACAACAGGCTGCTCAACTTCCTGCTGCACCGCCAACTGCGGATGATCAGCCTCATCTCGGGGCTGCGCCGCATGCTGCAACACTGGCCGGAGCAGCCCCAGGCGCTGCAGCCACTGCTGGGAACCCTGCTGAGCGCGCTGGCCGAGCCGGACTGCGACAAGCTCCGTATCGCCCGCCTGCTGGCGCCCTTCGTGGCAGAGGCGGAGGGAGATTTTCGCCGGCGCACCTTCTGGCTGCGGCTGCGCCATTTCTGCTGGAGTTATCTGGAGTGCCAGCGCTGGCTGAGCCGGCTGACACCCTATGACGGCCAGGAGTGGCCGGCGCCGCCGCGCCACAGCTCGCTCACCCAGCACACCGACAGCCTAGAGGCGGCCTACAACGGCGGCCGTACCTTCCTCTGCGTAGTGCTGGGCTGCGCCTTCTGGATCAACACCCAGTGGGAGTCGGGGGCCTCGGCGCTGACCCTGCTCTCCATCTGCTGCGTGCTCTACTCGGCGACGCCGGCGCCGGTCAAAGGGGTCAACACCATGCTGCAGGCCATTCTGCTGCTGAGCCTGGTCTGTTTCGCGGTCAAGTTCGGCCTGATGATCCGCATCGACGACTTCTGGCAGTTCTGCGCCCTGCTGTTTCCCGTGCTGGTCACCATGCAGATGTTCAAGCTGCAAAAGCCCAGGATGGCTGTGCTGTGGGGTCAGCTCATAGTGCTGCTCGGCTCCTTTCTCTCCATCACCAACCCGCCGAGCTACGACTACTCGTTGTTCATCAATACCAGCATCAGCCAGGTGCTGGGGGTGATGGCAGCCGGACTGGCGTTCCAGATCCTGCGGCCGAGCTCGGATCGGCGCAAGAGTCGCCGCATCATGCGTATCCTGCGCCACGACTTCATGGACCAGCTGGCGCCCAGGCCACAGCAGAGCGAGAGCCAGTTCGAATCGCGCATCTATCACGGCATCAGCCAGCTCAGCCAGAGCCAGGATCAGACCGCCAGGCTCTGGGTGTTGCGCTGGGGCGTGGTGCTGCTCAACTGCAGCCACATCGTCTGGCAATTGCGTCAGTGGCGTGGCGACGATCAGCCGCTCTATCTGGTGCGAGACGCCTGCATTCGCTGCCTGCGAGGGATCCTCACCGAGCGGGGGGTGCAGCATGACTCCCTTGAACGGACGCTGGCCGAGCTGCAACGCATCAGCCGGGGGCTGGCGGGGCACAGGGAGCCGGCGGCCCAGGAGCTGGCGGGCCTGGTGTGGCGGCTCCATTGTTCCCTGTCCCAGCTGTTGCAGGCACTGCCCCTGGCGTCAGATGCCACCTGA
- a CDS encoding YqiA/YcfP family alpha/beta fold hydrolase, protein MKPVLLYLHGFNSSPGSAKAQQMADWVARHRPDIELLIPAQPNTPAAAWAAIEQTIEEAVARHGQRLRLGAVGSSLGGFMATRVSELYGCRAALINPAVRPHELLCDYLGPQTNPYTDERYELLPLHMDELQGLAVPVTAPGRLWVLQQQEDEVLDYRKTLAEYRFARLSLECGGNHAFMGFERYPAQIVRFLGL, encoded by the coding sequence ATGAAGCCCGTCCTCTTGTATCTGCACGGTTTCAATTCATCGCCCGGATCGGCCAAGGCGCAGCAGATGGCGGACTGGGTCGCCCGGCACAGGCCCGATATCGAGCTGCTGATCCCGGCCCAGCCCAACACCCCGGCGGCGGCCTGGGCGGCCATAGAGCAGACCATAGAGGAGGCCGTCGCCCGTCATGGCCAGAGGCTGCGACTCGGCGCCGTGGGCAGCTCCCTCGGCGGCTTTATGGCGACCAGAGTCAGTGAGTTGTATGGCTGCCGCGCCGCCCTGATCAACCCGGCGGTGCGCCCCCACGAGCTGCTCTGCGACTACCTCGGTCCCCAGACCAATCCCTATACCGATGAGCGCTATGAGCTGCTGCCGCTGCACATGGATGAGCTGCAGGGACTGGCGGTGCCGGTGACGGCCCCCGGACGGCTCTGGGTCCTGCAACAGCAGGAAGACGAGGTGCTCGACTACCGCAAGACGCTGGCCGAGTATCGCTTCGCCCGCCTGTCGCTGGAGTGCGGTGGCAATCACGCCTTCATGGGGTTCGAGCGCTACCCGGCCCAGATAGTCCGCTTCCTCGGGCTCTAG
- a CDS encoding DUF1656 domain-containing protein, producing the protein MTTASALPDLILGASLYFPPLFKAVLLGLLGWLPAHHLLRDWLYSGDVWHPLLMDLSLFVLAVSGALWILLHG; encoded by the coding sequence GTGACGACCGCTTCAGCGCTGCCGGATCTGATCCTGGGGGCCTCGCTCTACTTTCCGCCCCTGTTCAAGGCGGTGCTGCTCGGCCTGCTGGGCTGGCTGCCGGCCCATCATCTGCTGCGCGACTGGCTCTACAGCGGAGATGTCTGGCACCCCCTGTTGATGGATCTCTCCCTGTTCGTCCTCGCCGTCAGTGGCGCCTTATGGATATTGCTACATGGCTAA
- the tolC gene encoding outer membrane channel protein TolC, with amino-acid sequence MKRTLLSVMVMLGVSTAAHAENLLQIYQQAQIKDTQLLESKARRDQAFEKINESRAALLPQINLGAGLNYLQNKDDTMTNSNASGTVTLDQSVYRRSNWVNLDLTEKSATQSDVGYNLEIQNLMLRTAQAYFDVLKAMDTLEFVRANKVAVERQLEQTQQRFEVGLTAITDVHEAEAERDQALADEINAENTLDNSYESLRELTGIDHRQLDVLNTARFTPQKTPFNSDKWLELALDKNLELHSARIGKDIAKEQIDLAKTGHEPTLDLGAGLTAGYNDYKDEIRNPESSSNEANVGLNFKLPLYTGGATTSLVKQAQFNYVAASEQLERSFRSVQSTVRSSYNNVNASIGSVRAYSQSVISADSALKATEAGYEVGTRTIVDVLDSTRKLYQAKQKLSEARYNYILSILSLKQAAGTLEQKDLEDVNQGLMPAAQVTTKS; translated from the coding sequence ATGAAAAGAACACTCTTGTCAGTCATGGTGATGCTGGGCGTGAGCACCGCTGCTCATGCCGAAAACCTGCTCCAGATCTACCAACAGGCTCAGATCAAAGATACCCAACTGCTGGAGTCCAAGGCGAGACGGGATCAAGCCTTCGAGAAGATCAACGAATCACGCGCCGCCTTGCTGCCGCAGATCAACCTGGGCGCCGGTCTGAACTATCTGCAGAACAAAGACGATACCATGACCAACAGTAACGCCTCAGGTACTGTGACCCTGGATCAGTCCGTCTATCGCCGCAGCAACTGGGTCAACCTGGACCTGACCGAGAAGAGCGCCACCCAATCCGACGTGGGCTACAACCTCGAGATCCAGAACCTGATGCTGCGTACCGCCCAGGCCTATTTCGACGTGCTCAAGGCGATGGATACCCTGGAGTTCGTGCGTGCCAACAAGGTCGCGGTCGAGCGTCAGCTGGAACAGACCCAGCAGCGATTCGAAGTGGGCCTGACCGCCATCACCGACGTGCACGAAGCCGAGGCCGAGCGTGACCAGGCGCTGGCAGACGAGATCAATGCCGAGAACACCCTGGACAACAGCTACGAGAGCCTGCGCGAGCTGACCGGCATCGATCACCGCCAGCTGGACGTGCTCAACACCGCCCGCTTCACCCCGCAGAAGACCCCGTTCAACTCCGACAAGTGGCTGGAGCTGGCACTGGACAAGAACCTGGAGCTGCACAGCGCCCGCATCGGCAAGGACATCGCCAAGGAACAGATCGACTTGGCCAAGACGGGTCATGAGCCGACCCTGGATCTCGGTGCCGGCCTCACCGCCGGTTACAACGACTACAAGGACGAGATCCGCAACCCCGAGAGCAGCAGCAACGAGGCCAACGTCGGCCTGAACTTCAAGCTGCCGCTCTACACCGGTGGAGCCACCACCTCCCTGGTCAAGCAGGCGCAGTTCAACTACGTGGCCGCCAGCGAGCAGCTGGAGCGCAGCTTCCGCTCGGTGCAGAGCACGGTCCGTTCCTCTTACAACAACGTGAACGCCAGCATCGGCTCGGTGCGCGCCTACAGCCAGTCCGTCATCTCCGCCGACAGCGCCCTGAAGGCGACCGAGGCCGGTTATGAAGTGGGGACCCGTACCATAGTCGACGTGCTGGACTCCACCCGCAAGCTGTACCAGGCCAAGCAGAAACTGTCCGAGGCCCGTTACAACTACATCCTCAGCATCCTCTCTCTCAAGCAGGCCGCCGGCACGCTGGAGCAGAAGGATCTGGAAGATGTGAACCAGGGGCTGATGCCAGCCGCCCAGGTGACGACCAAGTCCTGA
- the nudF gene encoding ADP-ribose diphosphatase → MSQQALPQTSHYSGSDVKIIEKSSGYNGFFKVNVYRLQHRLFEGGWNEPIVRELFERGHAAALLPYDPVLDQIVLVEQFRIGAMETSPTPWLLELVAGIIDEGETAEVVVRREAVEEAGLEVGRCEHAISYMVSPGGSTERIEVFVGEVDASKAGGIHGLAEEGEDIRVHVVSREQAYAWLKEGRIDNAASVIALQWLALNHADLRARWLTGR, encoded by the coding sequence ATGTCACAGCAAGCCTTGCCACAAACCAGTCACTACTCCGGTAGCGATGTGAAAATCATCGAAAAATCATCTGGATACAATGGTTTCTTCAAAGTAAACGTCTACCGTCTGCAGCACAGGTTATTTGAGGGCGGCTGGAATGAGCCCATAGTGCGCGAGCTGTTCGAGCGGGGTCATGCGGCCGCGCTGCTGCCTTATGATCCCGTGCTGGACCAGATAGTGCTGGTGGAGCAGTTCAGGATCGGCGCCATGGAGACCAGCCCCACCCCCTGGCTGCTGGAGCTGGTGGCCGGCATCATAGATGAAGGGGAGACCGCCGAGGTCGTGGTGCGCCGGGAGGCGGTGGAAGAGGCGGGGCTCGAGGTGGGCCGCTGCGAACATGCCATCAGCTATATGGTGAGCCCGGGTGGCAGCACCGAGCGGATCGAAGTCTTTGTCGGCGAGGTCGATGCCAGCAAGGCCGGGGGGATCCACGGTCTGGCGGAAGAGGGTGAGGACATCCGGGTGCACGTGGTGAGCCGCGAGCAGGCCTATGCCTGGCTGAAAGAGGGTCGCATCGACAACGCCGCCTCCGTCATCGCCTTGCAGTGGCTGGCGCTCAATCACGCGGATCTGCGGGCCCGCTGGCTGACGGGGCGCTGA
- a CDS encoding DUF1249 domain-containing protein — MSLQRTCEVNYMALMKLLPPGGSLGAERRYQVGNGLQFQLTVSGESRFTSQVILAQHNPELASYLQARIEIRLYHDVRMAEVCAAQQISMLQPRYDYPNKKMHHRDEKEQVNLFLADWLKFCLKHGTSPINIL, encoded by the coding sequence ATGTCCCTGCAGCGCACCTGCGAGGTCAACTACATGGCCTTGATGAAGCTGCTGCCTCCTGGGGGGAGCCTGGGGGCTGAGCGTCGCTATCAGGTCGGCAACGGCTTGCAGTTCCAGCTCACCGTCAGCGGGGAGAGCCGCTTCACCAGCCAGGTGATCCTGGCCCAGCACAATCCTGAATTGGCGAGCTACTTGCAGGCTCGTATAGAGATTCGTTTGTATCATGATGTGCGGATGGCGGAAGTGTGTGCCGCGCAACAGATTTCGATGTTGCAACCACGTTATGATTATCCCAATAAAAAAATGCATCACAGGGATGAAAAAGAGCAGGTAAATCTGTTCCTGGCCGACTGGCTAAAATTTTGTCTCAAGCATGGCACCAGCCCGATAAACATCCTCTAG
- the cpdA gene encoding 3',5'-cyclic-AMP phosphodiesterase, translating into METELPQAPDGSVRLLQITDTHLFASAEGRLLAVRTAESLAAVLARVQDNAHPFDLILATGDLSQDHSPESYLRFATMMAPLARPIYWLPGNHDDGPLMTEYLHAAGISEAKQLVGDHWQVILLDTQVRGKPHGVLGDHQLATLDQALRQHPERHALIALHHQAVPVGCAWLDQHNLKNADDLFAVLARHPQQKTILFGHVHQEFDEVHQGVRLIASPSTCIQFKPLSDGFALDESGPGWRYLTLHPDGRIASQVWRLPVGQFVPDPHATGY; encoded by the coding sequence TTGGAAACAGAGCTACCCCAGGCGCCGGACGGAAGCGTGCGTCTGTTACAGATTACCGATACCCATCTCTTCGCCAGCGCCGAGGGACGACTGCTGGCCGTGCGTACCGCCGAGAGCCTGGCTGCCGTGCTGGCGCGGGTGCAGGACAACGCCCATCCGTTCGATCTGATCCTGGCCACCGGCGATCTGTCTCAGGATCACAGCCCGGAATCCTATCTGCGCTTCGCCACCATGATGGCCCCGTTGGCGCGCCCCATCTACTGGCTGCCCGGCAACCATGACGACGGCCCCCTGATGACCGAGTACCTGCATGCGGCCGGGATCAGCGAGGCCAAGCAGCTGGTGGGGGATCACTGGCAGGTGATCCTGCTGGATACCCAGGTGCGCGGCAAACCCCACGGCGTGCTCGGCGATCACCAGCTGGCGACGCTGGATCAGGCCCTGCGCCAACATCCGGAGCGCCACGCCCTCATCGCCCTGCACCATCAGGCCGTGCCGGTCGGCTGCGCCTGGCTGGATCAGCACAATCTCAAGAATGCCGACGACCTGTTCGCGGTGCTGGCCCGTCATCCGCAGCAGAAGACCATCTTGTTTGGCCATGTGCATCAGGAGTTTGACGAGGTGCATCAGGGGGTTAGGCTCATCGCCAGTCCCTCCACCTGCATCCAGTTCAAGCCGCTGTCCGATGGCTTCGCGCTGGACGAGTCCGGCCCGGGTTGGCGCTATCTCACCCTGCATCCGGATGGCCGGATCGCCAGCCAGGTGTGGCGCCTGCCGGTGGGGCAGTTCGTGCCCGATCCCCATGCCACCGGTTATTGA
- a CDS encoding GFA family protein — MIKRIGNTPIQEKHRASCHCGAVVLELSLPDGVVDPRRCDCSLCRRRGAIVASVPLAGIRILQGEAALRCYQFNTRTARHYFCGLCGIYTHHQRRSNPAEYGYNLACLEGVNPFEIGEVPLRDGINHPADR; from the coding sequence ATGATCAAGCGCATCGGCAATACCCCCATTCAGGAGAAGCACAGGGCCAGCTGTCATTGCGGGGCCGTGGTGCTGGAGCTCAGCCTGCCGGATGGAGTGGTGGATCCGCGCCGCTGCGACTGCTCCCTCTGCCGGCGGCGCGGTGCCATCGTCGCCTCTGTGCCGCTGGCGGGCATCCGCATTCTGCAAGGGGAGGCGGCGCTGCGCTGCTACCAGTTCAACACTCGTACCGCCCGCCATTACTTCTGCGGCCTCTGTGGCATCTACACCCACCATCAGCGCCGCTCCAATCCGGCCGAGTATGGTTACAACCTCGCCTGCCTCGAGGGGGTCAATCCGTTCGAGATCGGTGAGGTGCCGCTGCGGGATGGCATCAACCATCCGGCAGATCGGTGA